The genomic interval AAGTGATACATTTCTCACAGAAAATTATTCCAATTACACCTGTTTTCTTATACCCCTCGTTATTTACGTTGTGTATAGTAGAACAACACAAAATTCTTCAGATAGTTTGCTGTGTTCTCCGTGCTTAGTACAAATGTTGAGTCAATTTCTCTCCTTTTTAACAAGTTTCaggtatgatttttatattgcccgcacctgttacttgccacatgtGAGTTTGAACgtgcatcacatgcttgaaacagagGTATTTACCCGCGATTTTGAAAATGTGCAATTTTTGTGTGAAAGTATGTCCAATTTGCCTGTTTTTACtcagttttttgtgttgtttcaaTACACATAAAGgacataaacatgtgtataacacaaaatgtgcaattgCTAtaactttctttgaaaaatacttcattttctggaaaatttcaggggtgccaactcttatagccatgactgtatatatcaaTCCTCTCACTTCTCGATAACATGttgcctgtagagatgagcgagtattactcgatcgagtaggtattcgatcgaatactacggtattcaaaatacttgtactcgatcgagtaccactcgctgttcgaatgtaaaagttcgatgcagaaccagcattgattggccgaatgctatacagtcggccaatcaacgctggttcttctcctacctttagaagtcttctctgtgcagcttccccgcggcgtcttctggctcttcatttactctgccaggcatcgggcctgggcagagacgactgcgcatgtccgcttgtagtacgggtatgcgcagtcggctctgcccaggcccgatgcctggcagagtgaatgaagagccggaagatgccgcggggacgctgcaaggagaagacttctcgaaggatccagcccgaccctcactcgtggacttggtaagtataatttgatcggacattgcctacccctgaaatgagcattttccccccatagactataatagggttcgatattcgattcgagtagtcaaattttgaggggctactcgaaacgaatatcgaacctcgaacattttactgttcgctcatctctagttgcctgCAGATCTGACTGTATGTTGAATATGCAAATTTCACATGAAATAATGCCTTATCTTGTAATAAATGATTAATCTGTTCCTTTATTTCTTCTGATATTTAGCAATGGAAAGACTGAACGGCTCTTCACCAACTTTTTTTATCCTTTTGCCAATCACCAACATATTATGGCTTCAGAAGATACTATTTTTCCTCGTTTTCATCTTCTACCTTCTTACAATCATGAGCAATCTTGCAATTCTATCTTTAGTGATCAAAGATATAAATCTTCATTCCCCAATGTATTTCTTTCTGGCAAGCCTGTCTCTAGTGGATATAGGGATCTCTTCTACCACTGTCCCAAAGATGATGGTTGGGTTGTGGGTGCAGAACAATATTTCTTTAAAAGGATGCTTCACCCAGATTTTCTTCTTCCATGTGTTTGCAGGTACAGAAGGCATAACTATAGCTGTCATGGGGTTGGATAGATACATTGCCATTTGTCATCCTTTACGATATGTCACTATTATGAGGAAAGCCACTTGTATCCAGCTAGTATTAGGCTCATggagtgtctgtctgtctattatGTCAATGCATGTTGCCATGTTATCAGCTCTTCCATTCTGCGATGGTTACATAGTAAAGAACTTCTTCTGTGACTTTAAGCCAGTGATAAAGTTAGCCTGTACTGACACCCACTTCAATGAAGTCTTCTTAGCAGCCTTTACTGGTATCTCCGCCATCTTAGCTTTTGTCATGCTTATTCTCTCCTactgttttatactgaaacatcTTCTAAAGATACGTTCTTCTGAAGGAAGATCCAAAGCCTTCTCGACATGTTCCTCGCACTTTATCATTGTTATGTTATACTATGGGGCCACCATATGTATCTACATTCGGCCTGCATCGGAAAGTTCAATAGAAAAGGATAGAGTGGCAACTATCATTTTTACAGTCATAACCCCGGCATTGAACCCTATTATCTATACCTTGAGAaacaaagatattaaaaagtccCTAAGGCAACTTGTTTTACGAGCAAATACTCAGAGAGTCGCAGTGCAGTAGTTGTATACGCATAACCCCAACATCTAAATAAAAGCAGACAGCTTACTATGAAGTACACACATCGACAAAATTGTTGTTcctcctcgtttaatgaaagaaaaccccacaatggtcacagaaataacttgaatctgacaaaagtaataaataaaaattcgatgaaaatgaacaaatgaaagtcagactttgcttttcgcttcaacagaattatataaagaataaacctcatgacacaggcctggacagaaatgatggttcccttaacttaatattttgttgcacaaccttttgaggcaatcgctgcaatcagacgattcctgtaactgtcaatgagacttctgcacctctcagcgggtattttggcccctcctcatgagcaaactgctccagttgtctcagatTTGAAGGGTacagcatgtttcagctccttccaaagatgctcaataggctTTTTGTCAGGGCTCATGAAaggccaatgttttcctcttagccattttgg from Leptodactylus fuscus isolate aLepFus1 chromosome 7, aLepFus1.hap2, whole genome shotgun sequence carries:
- the LOC142212951 gene encoding olfactory receptor 1G1-like; translated protein: MERLNGSSPTFFILLPITNILWLQKILFFLVFIFYLLTIMSNLAILSLVIKDINLHSPMYFFLASLSLVDIGISSTTVPKMMVGLWVQNNISLKGCFTQIFFFHVFAGTEGITIAVMGLDRYIAICHPLRYVTIMRKATCIQLVLGSWSVCLSIMSMHVAMLSALPFCDGYIVKNFFCDFKPVIKLACTDTHFNEVFLAAFTGISAILAFVMLILSYCFILKHLLKIRSSEGRSKAFSTCSSHFIIVMLYYGATICIYIRPASESSIEKDRVATIIFTVITPALNPIIYTLRNKDIKKSLRQLVLRANTQRVAVQ